One stretch of Lagenorhynchus albirostris chromosome 13, mLagAlb1.1, whole genome shotgun sequence DNA includes these proteins:
- the LOC132531477 gene encoding histone-lysine N-methyltransferase SETD2-like: protein MEERGKDSSKLEGESKRTSENEATKRCYSPTNEQGFRRGSSYSKHGKSASRYNLPPSKPAPKSDKFKNSFCCTELNEEIKQSHSFSLQTPRSKGSELRVISKVPEREKIGSPSPSNRLNDSPTFKKLDESPVSKSEFIGHDCHDSIKELDSLCKVKNDQLRSYCPTEFNINGSPGAESDLATFCTSKRDTVLMSSDDSVTGSEVSPLVKTCMLSSNGFQNINRCKEKDLDDTRMQHSKSESPFRETEPPVSPHQDQLISLPVMTIDYSKTIVKEPVDVRVSCCKTKDSDIYCTSNDNPPSLCHSGAENTEPLVTNISSNSFMDVHLKSKTVICDNGSLADQHSEFACGEYKQSVGSTSSASINHFDDLYPPTGSSCIASSLQSLPPGTNVDGLTLLQCGENTSPVLDAVLKSKSSEFLKHAEKEIIEVASDLPDSGRGFASWENRHNNGLSGKCVQKAQEEGNSILPDRRGRPEISLDEDGGRGQAHTSDDSEVVFSSCALNLIMEDSDGVTNTLKCDSSGHASEIVSTVHEDYSGSSESSSDSEDTDSDDSSIPRNHLQSMVVVPKNSTLPMEETSPCSSQSSQSYRHYSDHWEDERLEPRRHSYEEKFESIASKACPQTEKFFFHKATEKNSEISFTQPSQKQIDKNLSEIAHPQRDGVDSTSHTDIKSDPLGHPNSEEAVKVKITSRQQEELPVYSPDDSEGVSSKSRQQTTFPNRPDSRLGKTQSNFSSCEISRVDGFRSSSEELKNLGWDFSQQEKPTTTYQQPDSSYGACGGLKYQQSAEQYSGTRNYWQANGYWDPRSAGRPPGTGVVYDRIQGQVPDSLTDDREEEENWDQRGGSRFSGQSNKFFLSLQKDKGSVQAPEISSNSIKDSLAVSEEKDLSKNLEQNDRKDRGPLKKRRQELESDFESDGELQDRKKVRVEVEQGETAVPLGSASVGPSCVMEDFRDPERWKECAKQGKMPSYFDLIEENVYLTERKKNKSHRDFKRMQCECTPLSKDERAQGEIACGEDCLNRLLMIECSSRCPNGDYCSNRRFQRKQHADVEVILTEKKGWGLRAVKDLPSNTFVLEYCGEVLDHKEFKARVKEYARNRNIHYYFMALKNDEIIDATQKGNCSRFMNHSCEPNCETQKWTVNGQLRVGIFTTKLVPSGSELTFDYRFQRYGKEAQRCFCGSANCRGYLGGENRVSLRAAGGKMKKERSWKKDSVDGELEALMENGEGLSDKNQVLSLSWLMVRIETLEQKLTCLKLIQNTHSQSCLKSFLEHHGLPLLWTWMAELRDGRESNQKLQEEIIKTLEHLPIPAKSMLEESKVLPIIQRWSQTKTAVPQLSEGDGYSSENTSRAHTPLNTPDPSTKLSIEADTDTPKKLMFRRLKITSENGVDSAISDATSELEGKDGKEDLDQLENIPIEEEEQQLLTQQLPESKVDSDIAVEAIKLPPSEPEADTEIEPKETNGTKLDEPIAEETPSQDEEEGVSDVESERSQEQPHKTVDISDLATKLLDSWKDLKEVYQMPKKRRTEKESTITERGRDAVGFRDQTVAPKTPNRSRERDPDKHTQNKEKRKRRGSLSPPPSAYEWGTKRPGGRYDTPTSKKKVRIQDHNQLSTEEHRKLFEQEVAQREVQKKQQQMQNLGVTSPLPCDSLGYHTPHHPFAGYPPGYPMQAYVDPSNLNAGKVLLPTPSMDPVCSSPYDHSQPLVGHSTEPLAAPPPVPVVPHVAAPVEVSSSQYVAQSDGVVHQDSRVTVLPVPAPGPVQGQKYGVWDSNQQSVSVQQQYSPAQSQATLYHQGQAAPTVYGVTSPYSQTTPPVVQSYAQPSPQYIQGQQILTAHPQGVVVQPATAMTTIVAPGQPQPLQPPEMVVTNNLLDLPPPSPPKPKTIVLPPNWKTARDPEGKIYYSHVNTRQTQWDPPTWESPGEDASLEHEAEMDLGTPTYDENPMKTSKKPKTAKADASSELAEKSKQVFRKEMSQFIVQCLNPYWKPDCKVGRITTTEDFKHLARKLTHGVMNKELKYCKNPKDLECNEDVRHKTKEYIKKYMQRFGAVYKPKRDTELE from the coding sequence AATCTGCCCCCTTCAAAACCTGCACCCAAGtctgataaatttaaaaattctttctgttGTACAGAATTGAATGAGGAAATCAAACAGTCTCATTCTTTTAGTTTACAGACTCCTCGTTCAAAAGGTAGTGAATTAAGAGTGATTAGTAAAGTTCCTGAAAGAGAGAAGATTGGGTCTCCTTCTCCATCAAATCGATTAAATGATTCACCTACTTTTAAAAAGCTAGATGAATCACCTGTTTCTAAGTCTGAATTTATAGGACATGATTGCCATGATAGTATTAAGGAATTAGACTCTTTATGTAAAGTGAAGAATGATCAATTAAGAAGTTATTGTCCCACCGAATTTAATATAAACGGATCTCCTGGGGCAGAATCTGATTTGGCAACATTTTGCACTTCTAAACGTGACACTGTTTTGATGTCTTCTGATGATAGTGTGACTGGATCAGAGGTATCCCCTTTGGTCAAAACGTGCATGCTTTCATCAAATGGATTTCAAAACATTAATAGATGTAAAGAAAAAGACTTGGATGATACTCGCATGCAGCACAGCAAGTCAGAAAGCCcatttagagaaacagaacctcCAGTGTCGCCACACCAGGATCAACTCATATCTTTGCCAGTTATGACTATAGATTATTCCAAAACAATAGTTAAAGAACCAGTTGATGTGAGAGTTTCTTGCTGTAAAACCAAAGATTCAGATATATACTGTACTTCAAACGACAACCCCCCTTCTTTGTGTCATTCCGGAGCTGAAAATACTGAGCCTTTAGTAAcgaatatttcttcaaatagctTCATGGATGTGCATTTGAAATCAAAAACAGTTATATGTGATAATGGAAGTCTGGCAGATCAGCACTCAGAATTTGCATGTGGAGAATATAAGCAGAGTGTTGGTAGTACTAGTTCAGCTTCTATTAATCATTTTGATGATTTATATCCACCTACAGGGAGCTCATGTATTGCTTCATCTCTTCAGAGTCTTCCACCAGGGACAAACGTAGACGGTTTAACTCTCTTGCAATGTGGAGAGAATACATCTCCAGTTTTGGATGCTGTGCTGAAGAGTAAAAGctcagaatttttaaagcatgcagagaaagaaataatagaagtagcTAGTGACCTTCCTGATTCAGGAAGAGGATTTGCTTCCTGGGAAAACAGGCATAATAATGGACTATCTGGGAAATGTGTGCAAAAGGCTCAAGAAGAAGGGAACTCCATACTGCCTGATAGAAGAGGAAGACCAGAAATCTCTTTAGATGAAGACGGTGGAAGAGGACAGGCACATACTTCTGATGACTCAGaagttgtattttcttcttgtgCTTTGAATTTAATCATGGAGGACAGTGATGGTGTAACAAATACCTTAAAATGTGACAGTAGTGGTCATGCCTCAGAGATTGTATCCACTGTCCATGAAGATTATTCTGGTTCTTCCGAAAGTTCAAGTGATTCGGAAGATACAGATTCTGATGATAGCAGTATTCCAAGAAACCATCTTCAGTCTATGGTGGTTGTGCCAAAGAATTCTACTTTGCCCATGGAAGAAACAAGTCCTTGTTCTTCTCAGAGCAGTCAAAGTTACAGACACTATTCTGACCACTGGGAAGATGAGCGATTGGAGCCAAGGAGGCATTCATATGAGGAAAAATTTGAGAGCATAGCAAGTAAAGCCTGTCCTCAAACTGAGAAGTTCTTCTTTcacaaagcaacagagaagaATTCAGAAATCTCTTTTACACAGCCCAGCCAAAAACAGATAGATAAAAACCTGTCTGAAATTGCTCATCCTCAGAGGGATGGGGTTGATAGTACAAGTCATACAGACATAAAATCTGACCCTCTAGGTCATCCAAATTCTGAGGAAGCAGTGAAAGTCAAAATAACTTCTAGGCAGCAAGAAGAGCTGCCAGTTTATTCTCCTGATGATTCTGAAGGTGTCTCAAGTAAGTCTCGGCAACAGACCACTTTCCCTAACAGGCCAGATAGTAGACTGGGAAAAACACagtcaaatttttcttcttgtgagATCTCCCGAGTGGATGGTTTCCGTTCATCATCAGAAGAGCTCAAAAACCTAGGGTGGGACTTCTCTCAACAAGAAAAGCCTACTACCACATATCAGCAACCTGACAGCAGCTATGGAGCCTGTGGTGGACTTAAGTATCAGCAAAGTGCAGAACAGTATAGTGGGACACGTAATTACTGGCAAGCCAATGGCTACTGGGatccaagatcagcaggtagaCCGCCTGGAACTGGGGTTGTGTATGATCGAATTCAAGGGCAGGTACCAGATTCCTTAACAGATGACCGTGAAGAGGAGGAGAATTGGGATCAACGTGGAGGATCTCGCTTTTCAGGCCAGTCCAATAAATTTTTTCTGTCCCTTCAGAAGGACAAGGGGTCCGTGCAAGCACCTGAAATAAGCAGCAATTCCATTAAGGACTCTTTAGCTGTGAGTGAGGAGAAAGATCTTTCAAAAAACTTAGAACAAAATGATAGGAAAGATAGAGGGCCTCTTaaaaaaaggagacaggaatTGGAGAGTGATTTTGAGAGTGATGGTGAACTTCAGGACAGAAAGAAAGTTAGAGTGGAGGTAGAGCAGGGAGAGACAGCAGTGCCTCTAGGCTCAGCATCGGTTGGGCCTTCGTGTGTCATGGAGGACTTCAGGGACCCGGAGCGGTGGAAGGAATGTGCCAAACAAGGGAAGATGCCTTCTTACTTTGATCTGattgaagaaaatgtttatttaacagaaagaaagaagaataaatccCATCGGGATTTTAAGCGAATGCAGTGTGAGTGTACACCTCTTTCTAAAGATGAAAGAGCTCAAGGTGAAATAGCATGTGGGGAAGATTGTCTTAATCGTCTCCTCATGATTGAATGTTCGTCTCGTTGTCCAAATGGGGATTATTGTTCCAATAGACGGTTTCAAAGAAAACAGCATGCAGATGTGGAAGTCATACTCACAGAAAAGAAAGGCTGGGGCTTGAGAGCTGTTAAAGACCTTCCTTCAAACACCTTCGTCCTGGAATATTGTGGAGAGGTACTTGATCATAAAGAGTTTAAGGCCCGGGTAAAGGAGTATGCACGAAACAGAAACATCCACTACTATTTCATGGCCCTGAAGAATGATGAGATAATAGATGCCACTCAGAAAGGAAATTGCTCCCGGTTCATGAATCACAGCTGTGAACCAAACTGTGAGACTCAAAAATGGACTGTGAACGGACAACTGAGAGTTGGGATTTTTACCACCAAACTGGTTCCTTCAGGCTCAGAGTTAACATTTGACTATCGGTTCCAGAGATATggcaaggaagcacagagatgttTCTGTGGGTCGGCTAATTGCCGGGGTTACCTGGGAGGAGAGAACAGAGTCAGCCTCAGAGCAGCAGgagggaaaatgaagaaagaacgGTCTTGGAAGAAGGATTCAGTGGATGGAGAGCTAGAAGCTCTGATGGAGAATGGTGAGGGTCTCTCTGATAAAAACCAGGTGCTCAGCTTATCCTGGCTAATGGTTAGAATTGAGACTTTGGAACAGAAACTTACCTGTCTCAAGCTCATACAGAACACACATTCACAGTCTTGCCTGAAGTCCTTTCTGGAACATCATGGGCTGCCTTTGTTGTGGACCTGGATGGCAGAGCTACGTGATGGCCGGGAAAGTAACCAGAAGCTTCAGGAAGAGATTATAAAGACTTTGGAACATTTACCCATTCCTGCTAAAAGTATGTTGGAGGAAAGCAAAGTGCTTCCTATTATTCAACGTTGGTCTCAAACCAAGACTGCTGTCCCTCAGCTGAGTGAAGGAGATGGGTATTCTAGCGAGAATACATCACGTGCTCACACACCGCTCAACACACCTGATCCTTCCACCAAGCTGAGCATAGAAGCTGACACAGACACCCCCAAGAAGCTAATGTTTCGCAGACTTAAAATTACAAGTGAAAATGGCGTGGACAGTGCGATCTCTGATGCTACCAGCGAGCTAGAAGGCAAGGATGGCAAAGAGGACCTTGACCAGTTAGAAAACATCCCTATAGAAGAAGAGGAACAACAGCTACTCACACAACAGCTGCCTGAATCTAAAGTTGATAGTGACATTGCTGTGGAGGCCATTAAGCTACCCCCATCTGAACCAGAGGCTGACACTGAAATAGAGCCTAAAGAGACCAATGGCACAAAACTAGACGAACCTATTGCTGAGGAAACACCATCCCAAGATGAAGAGGAGGGTGTATCTGATGTGGAGAGTGAGAGGAGCCAGGAACAGCCACATAAAACAGTAGATATAAGTGATTTGGCCACCAAGCTCCTGGACAGTTGGAAAGACCTAAAGGAGGTATATCAAATGCCAAAGAAAAGGCGAACTGAAAAGGAGAGCACAATAACCGAACGAGGAAGGGATGCTGTTGGCTTCAGAGATCAAACAGTTGCCCCAAAGACTCCTAACAGGTCAAGAGAGAGAGACCCAGACAAACACactcaaaataaagagaaaaggaaacgaaggggctccctctccccaccaccttcTGCCTACGAGTGGGGAACAAAAAGGCCAGGTGGCAGATATGATACACCAACTTCTAAAAAGAAAGTACGAATTCAAGATCACAATCAACTTTCTACAGAGGAGCATCGAAAGTTGTTTGAGCAGGAGGTAGCTCAGCGGGAGGTTCAAAAAAAACAGCAGCAGATGCAGAACCTGGGAGTGACGTCTCCACTGCCCTGTGACTCTCTTGGCTACCATACCCCGCATCACCCCTTTGCTGGCTACCCACCAGGTTACCCCATGCAGGCCTATGTGGATCCCAGCAATCTTAATGCTGGAAAGGtgctcctccccacacccagcaTGGATCCTGTGTGTTCTTCTCCTTATGATCATTCTCAGCCCTTGGTGGGACATTCTACAGAACCCCTTGCTGCCCCTCCACCTGTGCCAGTGGTGCCACATGTGGCAGCCCCTGTGGAAGTTTCCAGTTCACAGTATGTGGCCCAAAGTGATGGTGTGGTACACCAAGACTCCAGGGTCACCGTCCTGCCAgtgccagccccaggcccagtcCAGGGACAGAAGTATGGCGTTTGGGATTCAAACCAACAGTCCGTGAGTGTACAGCAGCAGTACTCTCCTGCACAGTCTCAAGCAACCTTATATCATCAAGGACAGGCTGCTCCAACTGTCTATGGTGTGACGTCACCCTATTCACAGACAACTCCACCAGTTGTACAGAGTTATGCCCAGCCAAGTCCTCAGTACATCCAGGGACAACAGATTCTCACAGCTCACCCACAAGGAGTAGTGGTACAGCCAGCCACAGCCATGACTACAATAGTTGCACCAGGGCAGCCTCAGCCCTTACAGCCACCTGAAATGGTTGTGACAAATAACCTCTTGGACTTaccacccccatctcctcccaAACCAAAAACCATTGTCTTACCTCCCAACTGGAAGACAGCCCGAGACCCAGAAGGGAAGATTTACTACTCCCATGTGAACACAAGGCAGACTCAGTGGGATCCTCCTACTTGGGAAAGCCCAGGAGAGGATGCCAGCCTTGAACATGAAGCTGAGATGGACCTGGGAACCCCAACATATGATGAAAATCCCATGAAGACCTCAAAAAAGCCTAAAACAGCAAAAGCAGATGCCTCCAGTGAGCTGGCTGAGAAAAGCAAACAAGTATTCAGAAAAGAGATGTCCCAGTTCATCGTCCAGTGCCTGAACCCTTACTGGAAACCTGACTGCAAAGTGGGAAGAATTACCACAACTGAAGATTTCAAACACCTAGCTCGCAAGCTGACTCACGGCGTTATGAATAAGGAGCTGAAGTACTGTAAGAACCCCAAGGACCTGGAGTGCAATGAGGATGTGAGACACAAAACCAAGGAGTACATTAAGAAGTACATGCAGAGGTTTGGGGCCGTTTACAAACCCAAACGGGACACTGAATTAGAGTGA